The DNA window CCAGTACCGTGAGGGAAAGGCGAAAAGAACCCCTGTAAGGGGAGTGAAATAGAACCTGAAACCGTGTACGTACAAGCAGTAGGAGCACCTTCGTGGTGTGACTGCGTACCTTTTGTATAATGGGTCAGCGACTTATATTCTGTAGCGAGGTTAACCGAATAGGGTAGCCGTAGCGAAAGCGAGTCTTAACTGGGCGCTTAGTTGCAGGGTATAGACCCGAAACCCGGTGATCTATCCATGAGCAGGTTGAAGGTCAGGTAACACTGACTGGAGGACCGAACCCACTCCCGTTGAAAAGGTAGGGGATGACTTGTGGATTGGAGTGAAAGGCTAATCAAACCGGGAGATAGCTGGTTCTCCCCGAAATCTATTTAGGTAGAGCCTCGGACGAATACTACTGGGGGTAGAGCACTGTTAAGGCTAGGGGGTCATCCCGACTTACCAACCCTTTGCAAACTCCGAATACCAGTAAGTAATATCCGGGAGACACACGGCGGGTGCTAACGTCCGTCGTGAAGAGGGAAACAACCCAGACCGCCAGCTAAGGTCCCAAAGTGTATGTTAAGTGGGAAACGATGTGGGAAGGCTAAAACAGCTAGGAGGTTGGCTTAGAAGCAGCCACCCTTTAAAGAAAGCGTAATAGCTCACTAGTCGAGTCGGCCTGCGCGGAAGATGTAACGGGGCTAAACATACCACCGAAGCTGCGGCTGCAGATTTTATCTGCGGGGTAGGGGAGCGTTCTGTAAGCCGTTGAAGGTGTACCGGGAGGTATGCTGGAGGTATCAGAAGTGCGAATGCTGACATAAGTAACGATAATGCGGGTGAAAAACCCGCACGCCGGAAGACCAAGGGTTCCTATCCCATGTTAATCAGGGTAGGGTGAGTCGACCCCTAAGGCGAGGCTGAAGAGCGTAGTCGATGGGAAACGGGTTAATATTCCCGTACTTGATATGAATGCGATGGGGGGACGGAGCAGGCTAGGCAAGCATGGCGTTGGTTGTCCATGTGAAAGTATGTAGGCTGGTGACTTAGGCAAATCCGGGTCGCTAAAGCTGAGATACGAGACGAGCACCTACGGGTGTGAAGTTGTTGATGCCCTACTTCCAGGAAAAGCCTCTAAGCTTCAGTTTATATTGAATCGTACCCGAAACCGACACAGGTGGTCAGGTAGAGAATACTAAGGCGCTTGAGAGAACTCGGGTGAAGGAACTAGGCAAAATGGTACCGTAACTTCGGGAGAAGGTACGCTCTTGTCTGTTAAGCCCTTGCGGTGTAAGCAGACGGGAGTCGCAGAGAATAGGTAGCTGGAACTGTTTATTAAAAACACAGCACTGTGCAAAATCGTAAGATGACGTATACGGTGTGACGCCTGCCCGGTGCCGGAAGGTTAATTGATGGGGTTAGTCTTTGGACGAAGCTCTTGATCGAAGCCCCGGTAAACGGCGGCCGTAACTATAACGGTCCTAAGGTAGCGAAATTCCTTGTCGGGTAAGTTCCGACCTGCACGAATGGCGTAATCATGGCTACGCTGTCTCCACCCGAGACTCAGTGAAATTGAAATCGCAGTGAAGATGCTGTGTACCCGCGGCTAGACGGAAAGACCCCGTGAACCTTTACTATAGCTTGGCACTGAACATTGAACCTACATGTGTAGGATAGGTGGGAGGCTTTGAAGCAAGAACGCTAGTTCTTGTGGAGCCGTCCTTGAAATACCACCCTTGTATGTTTGATGTTCTAACGTTGGCCCCTAATCGGGGTTACGGACAGTGCCTGGTGGGTAGTTTGACTGGGGCGGTCTCCTCCCAAAGAGTAACGGAGGAGCACGAAGGTTTGCTAAGAGCGGTCGGACATCGCTCGGTTAGTGTAATGGTAGAAGCAAGCTTAACTGCGAGACAGACACGTCGAGCAGGTACGAAAGTAGGTCATAGTGATCCGGTGGTTCTGAATGGAAGGGCCATCGCTCAACGGATAAAAGGTACTCCGGGGATAACAGGCTGATACCGCCCAAGAGTTCATATCGACGGCGGTGTTTGGCACCTCGATGTCGGCTCATCACATCCTGGGGCTGAAGTCGGTCCCAAGGGTATGGCTGTTCGCCATTTAAAGTGGTACGCGAGCTGGGTTTAGAACGTCGTGAGACAGTTCGGTCCCTATCTGCCGTGGGCGTTTGAGAATTGAGAGGGGCTGCTCCTAGTACGAGAGGACCGGAGTGGACGAACCGCTGGTGTTCGGGTTGTCATGCCAATGGCATTGCCCGGTAGCTACGTTCGGAATCGATAACCGCTGAAAGCATCTAAGCGGGAAGCGAGCCTCGAGATGAGTTCTCACTTGGAGTTTAACTCCACTAAAGGGCCGTTGGAGACTACAACGTTGATAGGCAGGGTGTGGAAGCGCTGTGAGGCGTGAAGCTAACCTGTACTAATTACCCGTGAGGCTTAACCATACAACGCCAAAGTGGTTTAGTTGTTAGAAGTTAAGTATTGACTAAAGTAGACAACGACGAAGTAAAAGACATTAATATTAGCGTTCCAGATTTAGTTTACTTGCGGTAGCGAGTAGACGACCAGCTTATGCTTGGTGACAATAGCGTTGTGGACCCACCTGACCCCATGCCGAACTCAGAAGTGAAACGCAACAGCGCCGATGATAGTGTGGCAGCTGCCATGTGAAAGTAGGACATCGCCAGGCTCTAATTAAATAAAAAGGCCTCTTCGAAAGAAGAGGCCTTTTTATTTATTACGTGTTTAGGGATGTGCTACGTGAAAGTAGGGTGAAAAGTCGATTAGGGAAGCAAACAGTTTTGCTTCACTGGCTTTGAACGTCGAAGGCCTCTGGCCGTAGACCGGACATCGCCAGGCTGGGCGCCCCCGACTAGGCGTCCCCGACTCTTAATTAAAGAAAGCCCGATCTGAAAGAGTCGGGCTTTTTTGCTTTTTGGCGCCGAAAACCAACTAAAGAGAAAACCACTATTCGTCGAGCCATTCAGCTTTAAAATTTATTAATAGTTTGAAATAAATAGAATTTGAAATTTAACACAGACGACCTCTCTCCATTAGTCTAGTCTAAAATCAAAACCGCCATAACTGTAACTTCTTCAATGATTATTCATGGTAACGACAGCCTAAATTTGGCATAGTTACGCTTTCTCTCTTCGTAGATCCTTGGGGTAATTAAGGAATGCACGTACATATTCTTGGTATCTGTGGCACTTTCATGGGTGGTATTGCGGCTATAGCAAAAGCGCTTGGTCACAAAGTAACAGGGTCTGATCTCAACGTTTATCCGCCAATGAGTACTCAACTCGAAGCGTTAGGCATTGAATTGATCCAAGGTTATGATGTATCTCAATTGAACCCTCGGCCAGATATAGTTGTCATTGGGAATGCAATGAGTCGTGGTAATGCCTGTGTGGAATATGTATTGAATAATCATATCCCCTATACCTCAGGGCCAGAGTGGCTTAAACATCACGTATTACAAAATGCTTGGGTTTTAGCGGTTGCAGGAACTCATGGAAAAACAACCACCTCAAGTATGCTTGCTTGGATATTAGAGTACGCAGGATTGAATCCTGGTTTTTTAATCGGTGGAATCGTTCAAAATTTCGGTCTATCGGCTCGCGTTACTGAAACACCATTCTTTGTTATTGAGGCCGATGAATACGATACGGCATTTTTCGACAAACGCAGTAAATTTGTCCATTACCTACCAAAGACACTAATTCTAAATAATCTAGAGTTTGACCACGCGGATATATTCAAAGATTTAGACGCCATTGAAACCCAGTTCCACCATCTGATGCGCACACTTCCGTCAACCGGTAAAGTGGTTTATCCATTAGATGATGAAGCATTAGGGAGGGTACTTGAACGCGGATGTTGGAGTGAACGTGAATCCATCGGGAAGGAATGGACGTATAACCTTATCAAGGCTGACGGCAGCGAATTCGATGTAGTTTTTGAAGGCAGTGTTAAAGGAAAGGTAAAGTGGAGCGCTATTGGTCTGCACAATGTGCATAATGCATTAGTTGCACTTGCAGCTGCGAGGCATGTGGGTGTCCCAATCGAACAGGGGATTGACGCACTAGCCGAGTTTATTAGTCCAAAACGTCGCATGGAAATCCGGGGGAGCGTCAATGGCGTCACCGTATACGATGACTTTGCACATCACCCAACGGCAATTAAAACTACGCTTGAAGGGCTAAGAGCCAAAGTGGGTAGTGAACCAATTATTGCAATATTAGAACCGCGTTCTAACACCATGAAAATGGGTGTACACCAAAAGACACTACTCGAATCATTAGATACTGCAGACGCCGTTTATTTGTATGAGCCTGATGGATTGAATTGGTCTGTGACCGAGATAGCCAAACAGTATGGCGCATTTTGCAGCAAACAAATAGACGAAATTGTCAGTACAGTGGTTGAAAAGTCGGTGCCGAATCAGCATATCCTTGTGATGAGTAACGGTGGATTTGATGGTATTCATACCAAATTATTGGACGCACTTTCTAAAAATGGAAAACATTAATGGCTGACTATAAACAAGCGATTACGCTTGGCTTTAGTGGAGCGTCAGGCGCACCCTATGGTTTACGACTTCTAGAGATTTTGGTCGCGCTCAATTACGAAGTTTTTGTGCTTATTTCAAGTGCAGCTCGCGTTGTATTAGATACCGAGTCAAATGTAAAACTATCGGCAAATGAGGAAAAAGCAGCGGAGCAATTGTCAGCACGCTTCGACGCGAAGGAAGGTCAAATCAAAGTATTCGGAAAGGAAAACTGGTTTAGCCCCGTCGCATCAGGGTCTGCCGCGCCAAAGCAAATGGTTATTTGTCCTTGCAGTGTCGGTACCGTTTCAGCGATTGCGCAAGGTGCATCTGATAATCTCCTCGAGCGTGCGGCTGACGTCGTCATTAAAGAGAGAGGTCAGTTGATTGTCGTGCCTAGAGAAACGCCTTTTAGCGAAATCCATCTTGAGAATATGCTCAAACTGAGTCGGTTAGGCGTCACTGTGATGCCTGCTGCACCAGGGTTTTACCATCAACCAAAGTCGATTGACGATCTCGTCGATTTCATGGTTTCACGTATTTTAGATCATTTGGGGATAACGCATACGCTTACTGAGCGTTGGGGATACGGAGAGAAAAAATCGTAATGAATGCGCTCGAAATAAAGGGGCTTCGCAAAGTTTATAGCAATGGCGTTGAGGCTGTAAAAAACATTGATTTGACCGTCAAACAAGGGGATTTCTTTGCTTTGCTTGGTCCAAATGGCGCGGGAAAGTCAACGACGATCGGCGTCATTTCCTCTTTGGTAAATAAGACCTCGGGTGACGTAAAGGTGTTTGGCCATTCGATAGACACCGCATTGGAGGCTGCAAAAGCTGATCTTGGGCTCGTACCGCAAGAGTTCAACTTTAGTCAATTTGAAACTCTAGAACAAATCCTAGTGACGCAAGCTGGTTACTATGGTGTGCCGCGAGCAGTAGCAATAGAACGGTCAGATAAGTTACTAACCCAGCTAGGACTTTACGAGAAAAAGGACAAACAGGCTAGAACGTTGTCTGGGGGCATGAAACGACGTCTCATGATTGCTAGAGCATTAATGCATGAGCCAAAACTGCTTATTTTGGATGAACCTACTGCAGGTGTAGACATCGAGCTACGCCGCTCGATGTGGGAATTTTTGCGCAAAATAAATCAACAAGGTGTCACTATCATTTTAACGACGCATTATTTAGAAGAAGCCGAATTGCTTTGCCGCAATATCGCGATTATCGATAAAGGCGTCATCGTTGAAAATACGACCATTAAAGCATTGCTCGCAAAATTGGACAAAGAGACGTTCATTTTAGACCTGAGTCCAACGACACAGGCGATAAGATTAGACGGATATGGCTTTAGCCAAGTGGATGACCATACTCTTGAAGTGGAAGTGGCGAAATCCCAAGGGCTTAATAATGTCTTTTTGCAACTAAATGAGCAAAGTATTCAAGTGTTAAGTATGCGCAATAAGGCCAATCGCTTAGAAGAGCTGTTCGTTGGTCTATTAGAACAAGGGCGAGACTAATGGGGCTACTAAAATATCGGGTTGCACTACAAAGTATTTGGATAAAAGAGTGTATTCGCTTTTTACGGATCTGGGTGCAGACGCTTGTTCCACCGGCTATTACGATGACGCTGTATTTTCTTATTTTTGGCAGCTTAATAGGTTCGCGTATTGGTCAGATGGGCGGCTTCAGTTACATGGAGTTTATCGTACCTGGTCTCATCATGATGTCGGTTATCACTAATTCCTATGCGAATGTCGCGTCGAGCTTCTATTCCACCAAATTTCAAAAGAGTATTGAAGAACTGCTCGTCGCCCCAGTACCGAATTACATCATCGTGCTTGGTTACATGGGAGGAGGGATGGCCCGGGGTGTATTAGTTGGTGCGATAGTGACGTGTATTAGTTTATTGTTCGTTGATATTCAAATTCATCACATCGGCATTATCGTTGCCACTGTAGTTCTGACGTCCGCGGTTTTTTCGCTCGGGGGTCTTATTAATGCCGTGTACGCAAATAGTTTTGACGACATCAGCATCATTCCGACTTTTGTGCTGACTCCGCTCACTTATTTGGGTGGCGTATTTTATTCTATAAGCCTTTTACCCGATGTCTGGCAAATGGTATCTAAGGCCAACCCTATCGTGTACATGGTGAATGCCTTCCGTTATGGTTTTCTTGGCGTTTCGGACATCGATATTGGTGTAGCGTTTGGTGTGTTGAGTGCTTTGATTGTTGCCATGTTCACGTTAGCTCTTACGTTGATTAAGCGAGGTACAGGGCTAAGACACTAATGGTAATGGCAAACTCAAAATGCGTGATAAGTAATCAAGATGGCATGCATGACAAGCTTGAAGATATTGTAACGACGCATTTGCGATCGCCCTTTTTAAAGCCAATTGCGACACATACTCACGTCGCTTTTGAGGTCGTAAAAAAACATGTGGACGCGTTTACCGGTCCACTTGTTTTCGATTCTTGTTGCGGCGTTGGTGAAAGTACAGCGAATATTGCCAAGCGACATCCTCAAGCGTTAGTTATTGGCATTGATAAATCATCGCATCGATTAAATAAGCATGATGTCGAGTATCGGCAATCTGAAATTGGGCAATATCTGCTTGTTCGTGCGGATTTAAACGACTTTTGGCGTTTAGCGGTGGAAGCCGGTTGGCAATTATCCCATCACTATCTGCTGTATCCAAACCCTTGGCCGAAGGCTAAGCATATTAAACGGCGCTGGCATGGCGGGTCTGTATTTCCTTATATGTTAAAATTGGGTGGGCAACTCGAAGTCAGAAGTAACTGGTCCACGTATGTTGAAGAATTTGCCTTTGCTCTTACACTTGCTGGTTTCCCCACAAGCGCAGAGCCCTATGAAAGCAACGAGCCGATTACGCCTTTTGAGCGTAAATATTGGGCATCAGGTCAGTTAAGCACTCGCTTGACGAGGATGCTTTAATAGTTGTTGTGGCACTTGTGGACTCGAAGAGCCGACAAACCGTCCTTGCAAAGAATGTACGCCGAGCTCAACGAGCTTGTCATATTGTTCAGCACTTTCAACATCCATTGCGCAAAGTTTAACTTTCGCGACATCACATTGTACCGCCATATGGTGGACGTATTCCGCAACATGGCAGTCATCGCAAACATGCTCTGTGATGTGAGGTGCAAGCATAATGGCGTCAATGTCTAGCCTGATCACCCGTGTAACCGTAATTAAACCGCTGCTAACATGGTTTATGAGCACCTTGACACCTTTGGCTTTGACTTGCGTGATGAACGCTGCAACGACGGAATAATTACTTAATAAATCTTGTTCATCGACTTCAAAGGTAATTCGGTGAGGTGTCGGATAACGGCGAAGTTCTCCTTTGAGTAAATCGAGAAAATGGGGATCGCACATCGCTGCAAATGGTACCACAATACTCCAATGGAGCGACTCTTTACGAAACCGTTCAATGCAGCGTTTAAGTAAAATTTGGCATAGCTGGCTTGATAAGCCGGAGTTAAACAAAATAGGGTCGAGTCGCTGTGCAACGAGTAGTTGTCCAAACTCGTTAAAGATCCGTGCAGTACACGCAATTTGGTTGATTAAATTAGAATGAGGTTCACAACGAGGCTCATAAAATGGCTGAATGTGTTGGCTTTGTATGGCCCGATGGATACTGTTCGTGAGCAAAAGATGGTTTTTATGATCAAGGTGTCCCGACAGATTCTCATAACTGTAAACACGTAACAACTCGCCTTGCTGTTTTGCTTGGCGGCAGGCTACGTAGGCGTTTTCAAGCACCATCTGTGCATTGCCGGTTGCGATGCCTGCGTGAAGATGAATACAGACGTGAGGATTGCTAATAATTGGGCTGTATACCGGAAAGCTACGGATCAGATCAACCAGTTGAGATTCATCGCCTTCTTCAAACAAAATCGCACATTTTCCCGTTGCGAGGCGAAAAACGGAGTGAGGAGCGGTGCGAGAAGCGAAAAAATCCATTAGTTTTTGCATCACGTCTTCAGCAACTTTTATTCCGTAAAATCCAATAATGTCCTCTAAATCCTTCACCCAAATTACAGCCAAACTCCAATGTAAATGTTGCTTGCGACGTAATTTCGTCATAAGCGCAACGCGAGCCGGAAAGCCAGTCGAAGGGTCATATTCTAGGGTGCGTCGATAAGTAACAAAGTACAAAAATCCGACAAGTGCGGCGATAAAGAAAAAGAAACTCGCGGTCAGAATTGCTTGCCGTGCGCTTTGTTGTAGCTGTGCTTCTAAATCGGCGAGCGCGATGTCTGCCCCAGCAATATAAGCCTGACCAGAAGGAGCGATGTAAGGCACGAAAACAGATTTAAAACTGCCCCAACGGTCGTGAGCCACTTCAAAAAGCGGTGTTGTAGAGGAAAATGCTTGG is part of the Pseudoalteromonas xiamenensis genome and encodes:
- a CDS encoding flavin prenyltransferase UbiX; translated protein: MADYKQAITLGFSGASGAPYGLRLLEILVALNYEVFVLISSAARVVLDTESNVKLSANEEKAAEQLSARFDAKEGQIKVFGKENWFSPVASGSAAPKQMVICPCSVGTVSAIAQGASDNLLERAADVVIKERGQLIVVPRETPFSEIHLENMLKLSRLGVTVMPAAPGFYHQPKSIDDLVDFMVSRILDHLGITHTLTERWGYGEKKS
- the mpl gene encoding UDP-N-acetylmuramate:L-alanyl-gamma-D-glutamyl-meso-diaminopimelate ligase — encoded protein: MHVHILGICGTFMGGIAAIAKALGHKVTGSDLNVYPPMSTQLEALGIELIQGYDVSQLNPRPDIVVIGNAMSRGNACVEYVLNNHIPYTSGPEWLKHHVLQNAWVLAVAGTHGKTTTSSMLAWILEYAGLNPGFLIGGIVQNFGLSARVTETPFFVIEADEYDTAFFDKRSKFVHYLPKTLILNNLEFDHADIFKDLDAIETQFHHLMRTLPSTGKVVYPLDDEALGRVLERGCWSERESIGKEWTYNLIKADGSEFDVVFEGSVKGKVKWSAIGLHNVHNALVALAAARHVGVPIEQGIDALAEFISPKRRMEIRGSVNGVTVYDDFAHHPTAIKTTLEGLRAKVGSEPIIAILEPRSNTMKMGVHQKTLLESLDTADAVYLYEPDGLNWSVTEIAKQYGAFCSKQIDEIVSTVVEKSVPNQHILVMSNGGFDGIHTKLLDALSKNGKH
- the trmB gene encoding tRNA (guanine(46)-N(7))-methyltransferase TrmB; the protein is MVMANSKCVISNQDGMHDKLEDIVTTHLRSPFLKPIATHTHVAFEVVKKHVDAFTGPLVFDSCCGVGESTANIAKRHPQALVIGIDKSSHRLNKHDVEYRQSEIGQYLLVRADLNDFWRLAVEAGWQLSHHYLLYPNPWPKAKHIKRRWHGGSVFPYMLKLGGQLEVRSNWSTYVEEFAFALTLAGFPTSAEPYESNEPITPFERKYWASGQLSTRLTRML
- a CDS encoding EAL domain-containing protein, encoding MKTLKLKNIPNLWLIVGAVLFISSLVAYVYISYKTTREEIMSEVDARLLHAARTVPLILGRDYHDKLNQLTNEDYQAASNKLSELAKALDMTYVYTMIYDPPSVRFTASSFTEYDHKIGRISRFKEAYAEATTVNVQAFSSTTPLFEVAHDRWGSFKSVFVPYIAPSGQAYIAGADIALADLEAQLQQSARQAILTASFFFFIAALVGFLYFVTYRRTLEYDPSTGFPARVALMTKLRRKQHLHWSLAVIWVKDLEDIIGFYGIKVAEDVMQKLMDFFASRTAPHSVFRLATGKCAILFEEGDESQLVDLIRSFPVYSPIISNPHVCIHLHAGIATGNAQMVLENAYVACRQAKQQGELLRVYSYENLSGHLDHKNHLLLTNSIHRAIQSQHIQPFYEPRCEPHSNLINQIACTARIFNEFGQLLVAQRLDPILFNSGLSSQLCQILLKRCIERFRKESLHWSIVVPFAAMCDPHFLDLLKGELRRYPTPHRITFEVDEQDLLSNYSVVAAFITQVKAKGVKVLINHVSSGLITVTRVIRLDIDAIMLAPHITEHVCDDCHVAEYVHHMAVQCDVAKVKLCAMDVESAEQYDKLVELGVHSLQGRFVGSSSPQVPQQLLKHPRQASA
- a CDS encoding ABC transporter ATP-binding protein, which produces MNALEIKGLRKVYSNGVEAVKNIDLTVKQGDFFALLGPNGAGKSTTIGVISSLVNKTSGDVKVFGHSIDTALEAAKADLGLVPQEFNFSQFETLEQILVTQAGYYGVPRAVAIERSDKLLTQLGLYEKKDKQARTLSGGMKRRLMIARALMHEPKLLILDEPTAGVDIELRRSMWEFLRKINQQGVTIILTTHYLEEAELLCRNIAIIDKGVIVENTTIKALLAKLDKETFILDLSPTTQAIRLDGYGFSQVDDHTLEVEVAKSQGLNNVFLQLNEQSIQVLSMRNKANRLEELFVGLLEQGRD
- a CDS encoding ABC transporter permease, whose translation is MGLLKYRVALQSIWIKECIRFLRIWVQTLVPPAITMTLYFLIFGSLIGSRIGQMGGFSYMEFIVPGLIMMSVITNSYANVASSFYSTKFQKSIEELLVAPVPNYIIVLGYMGGGMARGVLVGAIVTCISLLFVDIQIHHIGIIVATVVLTSAVFSLGGLINAVYANSFDDISIIPTFVLTPLTYLGGVFYSISLLPDVWQMVSKANPIVYMVNAFRYGFLGVSDIDIGVAFGVLSALIVAMFTLALTLIKRGTGLRH